One genomic region from Streptomyces venezuelae encodes:
- a CDS encoding biotin carboxylase N-terminal domain-containing protein has protein sequence MHSMFDTVLVANRGEIAVRVIRTLRELGVRSVAVYSDADADARHVREADTAVRIGPPPASESYLSVPALLDAAARTGAQAVHPGYGFLAENAAFARACADAGLVFIGPTAEAISLMGDKIRAKETVKTAGVPVVPGAADPELAEAARELGAPVLLKPSAGGGGKGMRLVRDLSVLEEEIAAARREARASFGDDTLLVERWIDRPRHIEIQVLADTHGNVVHLGERECSLQRRHQKIIEEAPSVLLTPEIRASMGAAAVEAARSCGYVGAGTVEFIVPGGDPSAYYFMEMNTRLQVEHPVTELITGIDLVEWQLRVAAGEPLPFTQDGIHLTGWAIEARICAEDPSRGFLPSGGTVLALDEPQGNGVRTDSGLSQGTEVSSLYDPMLSKVIVHAQDRPTALRKLRAALADTVTLGVPTNAGFLRRLLAHEDVIAGDLDTGLVERDAESLVPEGVPDEVYAAAAAVRLAGLAAEPREGWTDPFSVPNGFRLGGTPKRLAFPFRVPGLEPVTVDAPAGARVTDTAVTVTLDGITHHFRRAGSWLGRDGDSWHVLDHDPVEAALSGARHGGADTLAAPMPGTVTVVKVAVGDEVEAGQSLLVVEAMKMEHVISAPHAGTVTELDVTPGTTVAMDQILAVVTPREEEDA, from the coding sequence ATGCACAGCATGTTCGACACCGTCCTCGTGGCCAACCGGGGCGAGATCGCCGTCCGCGTCATCCGCACCCTGCGGGAGCTCGGTGTGCGCTCGGTGGCCGTCTACAGCGATGCGGACGCCGACGCCCGGCACGTCCGTGAGGCGGACACGGCGGTACGGATCGGTCCGCCGCCGGCCTCCGAGTCCTACCTGTCGGTTCCGGCCCTCCTCGACGCCGCCGCCCGCACCGGGGCACAGGCCGTGCACCCGGGCTACGGCTTCCTCGCGGAGAACGCCGCCTTCGCGCGGGCCTGCGCCGACGCCGGTCTGGTCTTCATCGGCCCGACCGCCGAGGCGATCTCCCTGATGGGCGACAAGATCCGGGCGAAGGAGACCGTGAAGACGGCGGGCGTGCCCGTCGTCCCCGGCGCCGCCGATCCCGAACTGGCCGAGGCGGCCCGCGAGCTGGGCGCTCCCGTCCTGCTCAAGCCGTCCGCCGGCGGCGGCGGCAAGGGCATGCGGCTCGTCCGGGACCTGTCGGTCCTGGAGGAGGAGATCGCGGCCGCCCGCCGCGAGGCCCGCGCGTCCTTCGGCGACGACACGCTGCTCGTGGAGCGGTGGATCGACCGGCCCCGGCACATCGAGATCCAGGTCCTCGCCGACACCCACGGGAACGTGGTGCACCTCGGCGAGCGCGAGTGCTCGCTCCAGCGCCGCCACCAGAAGATCATCGAGGAGGCGCCGAGCGTCCTCCTCACCCCCGAGATCCGCGCCTCCATGGGTGCGGCTGCGGTCGAGGCGGCGCGGTCCTGCGGCTATGTGGGCGCGGGCACGGTCGAGTTCATCGTGCCGGGCGGCGACCCGTCGGCGTACTACTTCATGGAGATGAACACCCGTCTCCAGGTCGAACACCCGGTGACCGAGCTGATCACCGGCATCGACCTGGTGGAGTGGCAGCTGCGGGTGGCCGCCGGCGAGCCGCTCCCCTTCACCCAGGACGGCATCCACCTGACCGGCTGGGCGATCGAGGCCCGCATCTGCGCGGAGGACCCCTCGCGGGGCTTCCTCCCCTCGGGCGGCACGGTCCTCGCGCTGGACGAGCCGCAGGGGAACGGCGTCCGTACGGACTCGGGTCTGTCCCAGGGCACGGAGGTCTCGTCCCTCTACGACCCGATGCTGTCGAAGGTCATCGTCCACGCGCAGGACCGCCCGACGGCCCTCCGCAAGCTGCGCGCGGCCCTCGCGGACACGGTCACCCTCGGCGTCCCGACGAACGCGGGCTTCCTGCGCCGCCTCCTGGCGCACGAGGACGTGATCGCGGGCGACCTCGACACGGGCCTGGTGGAACGGGACGCGGAGAGCCTGGTCCCCGAGGGCGTCCCGGACGAGGTGTACGCGGCTGCCGCGGCCGTGCGGCTCGCCGGGCTGGCCGCGGAGCCCCGGGAGGGCTGGACGGACCCGTTCTCGGTGCCGAACGGCTTCCGGCTCGGCGGCACGCCCAAGCGGCTCGCCTTCCCCTTCCGCGTGCCGGGCCTCGAACCCGTCACGGTCGACGCCCCCGCCGGGGCGCGCGTCACGGACACCGCGGTGACCGTGACCCTGGACGGGATCACCCATCACTTCCGGCGCGCCGGTTCCTGGCTGGGCCGCGACGGCGACTCCTGGCACGTGCTCGACCACGACCCCGTCGAGGCCGCGCTCAGCGGGGCGAGGCACGGCGGGGCCGACACGCTCGCCGCGCCGATGCCCGGGACCGTCACCGTCGTCAAGGTCGCCGTCGGGGACGAGGTAGAGGCCGGGCAGAGTCTGCTCGTCGTCGAGGCGATGAAGATGGAGCACGTCATCTCCGCCCCGCACGCCGGCACGGTCACCGAGCTCGACGTCACGCCCGGCACCACCGTCGCCATGGACCAGATCCTGGCCGTGGTGACGCCCCGCGAGGAGGAGGACGCATGA
- a CDS encoding alpha/beta fold hydrolase, with translation MPQLSANGVDLFYEVTGAGEPLILVHGSWNDHRSWQPAVDADIKASFQAIRYDRRGHGQSTDAPGQGTRRQDEDDLAALIEQLGGGSACVAANSFGAAITLGLAARRPELFRGVVVHEPPLVGVVADDHDALAALQPMMTSTDAVLDHLRKGENEPGARLFVEEIALGPGMWDQLPEQIRASFVTHAQTWLDEQSDPGWAELDLDALSACTAPVMLCGGTTSPAWFSTVLERLAATLPQARRHTFEGAGHIPHVTHPQEYAATVTRFLQDGL, from the coding sequence ATGCCGCAGCTGAGTGCCAACGGGGTCGACCTGTTCTACGAGGTCACGGGTGCTGGTGAACCCCTGATCCTCGTCCACGGCTCGTGGAACGACCACAGGAGCTGGCAGCCCGCCGTCGACGCCGACATCAAGGCGTCCTTCCAGGCGATCCGCTACGACCGCCGCGGCCATGGGCAGAGCACGGACGCGCCGGGCCAGGGCACCCGGCGGCAGGACGAGGACGACCTCGCCGCGCTGATCGAACAGCTGGGTGGCGGCTCCGCGTGCGTCGCCGCCAACTCCTTCGGCGCCGCCATCACGCTGGGCCTTGCCGCGCGCCGCCCCGAACTGTTCCGCGGTGTCGTGGTCCACGAGCCGCCCCTGGTCGGGGTGGTGGCCGACGACCACGACGCGCTGGCCGCGCTGCAGCCGATGATGACGTCGACCGACGCCGTCCTCGACCACCTCCGCAAGGGGGAGAACGAGCCGGGGGCGCGGCTGTTCGTGGAGGAGATCGCCCTGGGGCCCGGCATGTGGGACCAGCTCCCCGAACAGATCCGCGCGTCGTTCGTGACCCACGCCCAGACCTGGCTCGACGAACAGAGCGACCCCGGCTGGGCCGAGCTCGACCTGGACGCGCTCTCCGCCTGCACCGCACCGGTCATGCTGTGCGGTGGCACCACGAGCCCGGCGTGGTTCTCGACCGTGCTCGAGCGGCTGGCGGCGACGCTGCCGCAGGCGCGGCGGCACACCTTCGAGGGCGCCGGGCACATCCCCCACGTCACGCATCCGCAGGAGTACGCGGCCACCGTCACCCGCTTCCTGCAGGACGGGCTCTAG
- a CDS encoding acyl-CoA dehydrogenase family protein yields MSLDHRLTEEHEELRRTVEAFAHDVVAPKIGDYYERHEFPYEIVREMGRMGLFGLPFPEEYGGMGGDYLALGIALEELARVDSSVAITLEAGVSLGAMPVFRFGTEEQKREWLPKLCSGEVLGAFGLTEPGAGSDAGGTRTTAVRDGDHWVINGSKCFITNSGTDITGLVTVTAVTGRKPDGRPLISSIIVPSGTPGFTVAAPYSKVGWNASDTRELSFDDVRVPVENLLGEEGRGYAQFLRILDEGRVAIAALATGLAQGCVDESVKYAHERHAFGRPIADNQAIQFKIADMETKAHMSRIGWRDAASRLVLGESFKKEAAIAKLYSSTVAVDNARDATQIHGGYGFMNEYPVARMWRDSKILEIGEGTSEVQRMLIARELGLPA; encoded by the coding sequence ATGTCCCTCGACCACCGGCTCACCGAAGAGCACGAGGAACTCCGCCGCACCGTCGAGGCCTTCGCGCACGACGTCGTCGCCCCGAAGATCGGCGACTACTACGAGCGGCACGAGTTCCCGTACGAGATCGTCCGCGAGATGGGCCGCATGGGCCTGTTCGGCCTCCCCTTCCCGGAGGAGTACGGCGGCATGGGCGGCGACTACCTCGCCCTCGGCATCGCCCTGGAGGAGCTGGCCCGGGTCGACTCCTCCGTCGCCATCACGCTGGAGGCGGGCGTCTCCCTCGGCGCGATGCCGGTCTTCCGCTTCGGCACGGAGGAGCAGAAGCGGGAGTGGCTGCCGAAGCTCTGCTCCGGCGAGGTCCTCGGCGCCTTCGGCCTCACCGAGCCCGGTGCGGGCTCGGACGCCGGCGGCACCCGCACGACCGCCGTCCGCGACGGCGACCACTGGGTCATCAACGGCTCGAAGTGCTTCATCACCAACTCCGGTACGGACATCACGGGTCTGGTGACGGTCACGGCGGTCACCGGCCGCAAGCCCGACGGCCGCCCGCTGATCTCCTCGATCATCGTCCCGTCCGGCACGCCGGGCTTCACGGTCGCCGCCCCGTACTCGAAGGTCGGCTGGAACGCCTCGGACACCCGGGAGCTCTCCTTCGACGACGTCCGCGTCCCGGTGGAGAACCTGCTGGGCGAAGAGGGCCGCGGCTACGCGCAGTTCCTGCGGATCCTGGACGAGGGCCGGGTCGCCATCGCGGCGCTCGCGACCGGTCTCGCGCAGGGCTGTGTGGACGAGTCGGTGAAGTACGCGCACGAGCGCCACGCCTTCGGCCGGCCGATCGCCGACAACCAGGCCATCCAGTTCAAGATCGCCGACATGGAGACGAAGGCTCACATGTCCCGGATCGGCTGGCGGGACGCGGCCTCGCGCCTGGTCCTCGGCGAGTCCTTCAAGAAGGAGGCGGCCATCGCCAAGCTGTACTCCTCGACCGTGGCCGTCGACAACGCCCGGGACGCCACCCAGATCCACGGCGGCTACGGCTTCATGAACGAGTACCCGGTGGCCCGCATGTGGCGCGACTCGAAGATCCTGGAGATCGGCGAGGGCACGAGCGAGGTCCAGCGGATGCTGATCGCCCGCGAGTTGGGCCTCCCGGCCTGA
- a CDS encoding ABC transporter substrate-binding protein, producing the protein MPSTPRATHLTRRGLLAAGGALGLGAALVACGGEKKKDGAALSASAKSGPWEFKDDRGLTVKAKSTPKRIVAFTGTAAALHDFGVEVVGVFGPTYVEDPKTKARKPDVQAGDLDINKVAVIGNVWGEFKIEEYLKLNPEVLITDMWEKNDLWYVPAEQKDKILKIAPSVALWASDLSMPAVLQRHADLAASLGADVRTAQIKADKARFEAAAERVRKAAKGKKDIKVLIGSGSPDLFYVSTPVRPTDTLFFKELGVNLVVPTKLDQGGWFEGLSWENVDKYKADVIMLDNRTGTLQPEQLKTKPTWGALPAVKAGQVVPRVTEPVYSYAKCAPLLEDLAKALENAKKVS; encoded by the coding sequence ATGCCCAGCACTCCCCGCGCCACCCATCTCACCCGTCGCGGCCTGCTGGCCGCGGGCGGTGCTCTCGGGCTCGGCGCCGCACTCGTCGCCTGCGGCGGCGAGAAGAAGAAGGACGGCGCCGCTCTCTCCGCCTCGGCGAAGTCCGGCCCTTGGGAGTTCAAGGACGACCGCGGCCTGACCGTGAAGGCGAAGTCCACCCCGAAGCGGATCGTCGCCTTCACCGGCACCGCCGCCGCCCTGCACGACTTCGGCGTCGAGGTCGTCGGCGTCTTCGGCCCGACCTACGTCGAGGACCCGAAGACCAAGGCGCGGAAGCCGGACGTCCAGGCGGGAGACCTCGACATCAACAAGGTCGCGGTCATCGGCAACGTCTGGGGCGAGTTCAAGATCGAGGAGTACCTCAAACTCAACCCCGAGGTCCTCATCACGGACATGTGGGAGAAGAACGACCTCTGGTACGTCCCGGCGGAGCAGAAGGACAAGATCCTCAAGATCGCCCCGAGCGTCGCCCTGTGGGCCTCGGACCTGTCGATGCCGGCCGTCCTCCAGCGCCACGCCGACCTGGCCGCCTCGCTCGGCGCCGACGTCCGGACCGCGCAGATCAAGGCGGACAAGGCCCGCTTCGAGGCCGCCGCCGAGCGCGTCCGCAAGGCCGCCAAGGGCAAGAAGGACATCAAGGTCCTGATCGGCTCCGGCTCCCCCGACCTGTTCTACGTCTCCACCCCGGTCCGCCCGACCGACACGCTCTTCTTCAAGGAGCTGGGCGTCAACCTGGTCGTCCCGACCAAGCTGGACCAGGGCGGCTGGTTCGAGGGCCTCAGCTGGGAGAACGTCGACAAGTACAAGGCCGACGTCATCATGCTCGACAACCGCACCGGCACCCTTCAGCCGGAGCAGCTGAAGACCAAGCCGACCTGGGGCGCGCTGCCCGCCGTCAAGGCCGGCCAGGTCGTCCCTCGCGTGACCGAGCCCGTCTACTCCTACGCCAAGTGCGCCCCGCTCCTGGAGGACCTGGCGAAGGCCCTGGAGAACGCGAAGAAGGTGTCCTGA
- a CDS encoding acyl-CoA thioesterase, with amino-acid sequence MPQSHDALDDLLDLLDLERIEQDIFRGESRPSIVPRVFGGQVAAQALVAAGRTVPADRLAHSLHAYFLRAGDPGAPIVYTVDRIRDGRSFTTRRVVAVQHGQPIFHLSASFQTYEEGLDHQVDMAPAPDPESLPTPAEMLPRHLPREVADRLIEARAAVDLRYAETPPWGTVGTPREPRSQVWFRTNGKLADDPLLHVVLATYVSDMTLLDSVLLAHGRGGWAVGDVVGASLDHAMWFHRPFRADEWLLYDQESPTASGGRGLGQARIYTQDGRLAISVIQEGVVRVPRG; translated from the coding sequence GTGCCGCAGTCGCACGACGCACTGGATGACCTGCTCGATCTGCTCGACCTGGAGCGGATCGAGCAGGACATCTTCCGGGGCGAGTCCCGCCCCTCGATCGTCCCCCGCGTCTTCGGCGGCCAGGTGGCCGCCCAGGCGCTGGTGGCGGCGGGGCGGACCGTCCCGGCCGACCGGCTCGCCCACTCGCTCCACGCGTACTTCCTGCGCGCGGGCGACCCGGGCGCGCCGATCGTCTACACGGTCGACCGCATCCGCGACGGCCGTTCCTTCACCACCCGGCGGGTCGTCGCCGTCCAGCACGGGCAGCCGATCTTCCACCTCTCGGCGTCCTTCCAGACGTACGAGGAGGGGCTCGACCACCAGGTCGACATGGCGCCCGCCCCGGACCCGGAGTCGCTGCCCACGCCGGCCGAGATGCTCCCCCGCCACCTCCCCCGCGAGGTCGCGGACCGGCTGATCGAAGCCCGCGCGGCGGTCGACCTGCGCTACGCCGAGACGCCCCCGTGGGGGACGGTCGGCACCCCGCGCGAGCCCCGCTCCCAGGTCTGGTTCCGCACCAACGGCAAGCTGGCCGACGACCCCCTGCTGCACGTCGTCCTCGCCACGTACGTCTCCGACATGACCCTGCTCGACTCCGTCCTGCTCGCGCACGGGCGCGGTGGCTGGGCCGTCGGCGACGTGGTCGGGGCCTCCCTCGACCACGCCATGTGGTTCCACCGGCCCTTCCGGGCCGACGAATGGCTCCTGTACGACCAGGAGTCGCCGACCGCGTCCGGCGGGCGCGGCCTCGGCCAGGCGCGGATCTACACGCAGGACGGGCGGCTCGCGATCTCCGTCATCCAGGAGGGTGTCGTTCGCGTCCCGCGCGGGTGA
- a CDS encoding phosphatase yields MPILSRPALVEHLVRTRIAGDVATPRDNNLSHYRKLANGDRHYWLGLELGDRWSDEQDVLAVMAERCGVIDDPAHRVGQDTIDPELTVDGLDRMAARLRKAAAGKERVLFATGHPGSLIDVHSRVAAALRAQGCDIVRIPGGLIADEGYVVQFADVAVFERGATLWHTHSPEPMNAILDALGEDGRPDLVIADHGWAGRAGQRGVDSVGYADCNDPALFIGEAEGTMQVTIPLDDHVIDPRYYEPMTAYTLEAAGLSA; encoded by the coding sequence ATGCCGATACTCAGCCGCCCCGCCCTTGTCGAGCACCTCGTCCGTACCCGGATCGCCGGAGACGTCGCCACGCCGCGCGACAACAACCTCTCCCACTACAGAAAGCTCGCCAACGGCGACCGGCACTACTGGCTCGGTCTGGAGCTCGGCGACCGCTGGAGCGACGAGCAGGACGTTCTCGCCGTGATGGCCGAGCGGTGCGGCGTCATCGACGACCCGGCCCACCGGGTCGGCCAGGACACCATCGACCCCGAGCTGACCGTCGACGGCCTCGACCGGATGGCCGCCCGGCTCCGCAAGGCCGCCGCCGGCAAGGAACGGGTCCTCTTCGCGACCGGCCACCCCGGCTCGCTCATCGACGTCCACAGCCGCGTCGCCGCGGCGCTGCGCGCCCAGGGCTGCGACATCGTCCGCATCCCCGGCGGGCTGATCGCCGACGAGGGGTACGTCGTGCAGTTCGCCGACGTCGCCGTCTTCGAGCGGGGCGCCACCCTCTGGCACACCCACTCCCCGGAGCCGATGAACGCCATCCTGGACGCCCTCGGCGAGGACGGCCGCCCCGATCTGGTGATCGCGGACCACGGCTGGGCCGGCCGCGCGGGCCAGCGCGGGGTCGACTCCGTCGGTTACGCGGACTGCAACGACCCCGCCCTCTTCATCGGTGAGGCCGAGGGCACGATGCAGGTCACGATCCCGCTCGACGACCATGTGATCGACCCCCGCTACTACGAGCCGATGACGGCGTACACGCTGGAAGCGGCCGGTCTGTCGGCCTAG
- a CDS encoding siderophore-interacting protein, which produces MTTAETAPFQFFSLQVDRTRRLGPSLVRVTFTGEDLKRFASGGRDQSLSLFLPHPGQEAPVLPPLDDPDMYAILGAWRAMPDDERAVMRSYTVREQRTDPDEMDIDFAVHEDGGPACRWAGRAKPGDRVVVLGPAVAANTGVRFQLPEDADSVLIWADETALPAASAILEWLPAETRAQVFLEVPYSGDRMDLATEADATVTWLVREEGAPSAVDAVRGAELPGEAPYVWIAGESGAVKALRRHFVRERELDRRRVTFVGYWRKGLSEDALREVPDETQEDA; this is translated from the coding sequence ATGACGACCGCCGAGACCGCCCCGTTCCAGTTCTTCTCCCTCCAGGTCGACCGGACCCGGCGGCTCGGCCCGTCGCTGGTCCGCGTCACCTTCACCGGCGAGGACCTGAAGAGGTTCGCCTCCGGGGGCCGCGACCAGTCGCTCTCCCTCTTCCTGCCGCACCCCGGCCAGGAGGCACCCGTCCTGCCGCCGCTCGACGACCCGGACATGTACGCGATCCTGGGCGCCTGGCGGGCGATGCCGGACGACGAGCGGGCCGTGATGCGCTCGTACACGGTCCGCGAACAGCGCACGGATCCGGACGAGATGGACATCGACTTCGCGGTCCACGAGGACGGTGGGCCCGCCTGCCGCTGGGCCGGCCGAGCCAAGCCCGGTGACCGGGTGGTCGTCCTCGGCCCGGCGGTCGCCGCGAACACGGGCGTCCGCTTCCAGCTCCCCGAGGACGCCGACTCCGTGCTGATCTGGGCGGACGAGACGGCCCTGCCGGCCGCCTCGGCGATCCTGGAGTGGCTGCCGGCCGAGACCCGCGCGCAGGTGTTCCTCGAAGTGCCGTACTCCGGCGACCGCATGGACCTCGCGACCGAGGCCGACGCCACGGTCACCTGGCTCGTACGGGAGGAGGGGGCACCCTCGGCCGTGGACGCGGTGCGCGGCGCCGAACTGCCCGGCGAGGCTCCGTACGTGTGGATCGCGGGCGAGTCCGGTGCGGTGAAGGCGCTGCGCCGCCACTTCGTGCGCGAGCGCGAACTCGACCGCCGCCGGGTGACGTTCGTCGGCTACTGGCGCAAGGGTCTGTCCGAGGACGCCCTGCGCGAGGTGCCGGACGAGACGCAGGAAGACGCGTAA
- a CDS encoding carboxyl transferase domain-containing protein, producing the protein MQQAPVLTSAADPASAAWQANESAHHELAATLRAKLAAAALGGGEKSRARHTARGKLLPRDRVDTLLDPGSPFLELAPLAANGMYGDQAPAAGVIAGIGRVSGRECVIVANDATVKGGTYYPMTVKKHLRAQEVALENRLPCLYLVDSGGAFLPMQDEVFPDREHFGRIFYNQARMSGAGIPQIAAVLGSCTAGGAYVPAMSDEAVIVRNQGTIFLGGPPLVKAATGEVVTAEELGGGEVHSRISGVTDHLAEDDAHALRIVRNIVATLPERGPLPWSVEPAEEPKVDPAGLYGAVPVDSRTPYDVREVIARVVDGSRFQEFKSEYGQTLITGFARIHGHPVGIVANNGILFAESAQKGAHFIELCDQRGIPLVFLQNITGFMVGKAYEHGGIAKHGAKMVTAVATTRVPKLTVVVGGSYGAGNYSMCGRAYSPRFLWMWPNAKISVMGGEQAASVLATVKRDQLGDDWSAADEEAFKAPIREQYETQGSAYYASARLWDDGVIDPMETRQVLGLALTACANAPLGDPQFGVFRM; encoded by the coding sequence ATGCAGCAGGCACCTGTGCTGACGAGCGCGGCGGATCCCGCGTCCGCGGCCTGGCAGGCCAACGAGTCGGCGCACCACGAGCTGGCCGCGACCCTGCGCGCCAAGCTCGCCGCCGCCGCTCTGGGAGGCGGTGAGAAGTCCCGCGCCCGGCACACGGCGCGCGGGAAGCTGCTGCCGAGGGACCGGGTGGACACCCTCCTGGACCCGGGCTCGCCCTTCCTGGAGCTGGCCCCGCTGGCGGCGAACGGGATGTACGGCGACCAGGCGCCCGCCGCCGGGGTCATCGCCGGCATCGGCCGGGTCTCGGGCCGCGAGTGCGTGATCGTCGCCAACGACGCGACCGTCAAGGGCGGCACGTACTACCCGATGACGGTGAAGAAGCACCTGCGCGCCCAGGAGGTGGCGCTGGAGAATCGTCTCCCCTGCCTCTACCTGGTCGACTCGGGCGGCGCCTTCCTGCCGATGCAGGACGAGGTCTTCCCGGACCGGGAGCACTTCGGCCGGATCTTCTACAACCAGGCCCGGATGTCCGGCGCGGGCATCCCGCAGATCGCGGCGGTCCTCGGCTCGTGCACGGCGGGCGGCGCGTACGTCCCGGCGATGAGCGACGAGGCCGTGATCGTACGGAACCAGGGCACGATCTTCCTGGGCGGTCCGCCGCTCGTGAAGGCGGCGACCGGCGAGGTCGTCACGGCGGAGGAGCTGGGCGGCGGCGAGGTCCACTCCCGGATCTCCGGCGTCACCGACCACCTCGCCGAGGACGACGCCCACGCCCTGCGCATCGTCCGGAACATCGTCGCCACGCTCCCCGAGCGCGGCCCGCTGCCCTGGTCGGTCGAGCCGGCCGAGGAGCCGAAGGTCGACCCGGCCGGTCTCTACGGCGCGGTGCCGGTGGACTCCCGTACCCCGTACGACGTGCGCGAGGTGATCGCCCGCGTCGTGGACGGCTCCCGCTTCCAGGAGTTCAAGTCCGAGTACGGGCAGACCCTGATCACCGGCTTCGCCCGGATCCACGGCCACCCGGTGGGGATCGTCGCCAACAACGGCATCCTGTTCGCCGAGTCCGCCCAGAAGGGCGCGCACTTCATCGAGCTGTGCGACCAGCGCGGGATCCCGCTCGTCTTCCTCCAGAACATCACCGGCTTCATGGTCGGCAAGGCGTACGAGCACGGCGGCATCGCCAAGCACGGCGCCAAGATGGTGACGGCCGTGGCCACCACCCGGGTCCCGAAGCTGACGGTCGTCGTCGGCGGTTCGTACGGCGCGGGCAACTACTCGATGTGCGGCCGCGCGTACTCCCCCCGCTTCCTGTGGATGTGGCCCAACGCCAAGATCTCCGTCATGGGCGGCGAGCAGGCCGCGTCCGTCCTCGCGACGGTCAAGCGGGACCAGCTCGGCGACGACTGGAGCGCGGCGGACGAGGAGGCCTTCAAGGCTCCGATCCGCGAGCAGTACGAGACCCAGGGCAGCGCCTACTACGCCTCGGCCCGGCTGTGGGACGACGGGGTCATCGACCCCATGGAGACCCGGCAGGTCCTCGGCCTCGCCCTGACCGCCTGTGCCAACGCGCCCCTGGGTGACCCCCAGTTCGGCGTCTTCCGGATGTGA
- a CDS encoding TetR/AcrR family transcriptional regulator has translation MTTSPTPTTTTPAAGGRTAAPTRREQILREAARLFAERGFHGVGVDEIGAAVGISGPGLYRHFPGKDAMLAELLVGISERLLTGGRIRVGETSGDPEAVLASLVDGHIDFALDDRPLITLHDRELDRLKDEDRKRVRQLQRQYVELWVAVVRELYPNSSESEARTAVHAVFGLLNSTPHLAALGRQSMEELLRRLAHGAFGALRD, from the coding sequence ATGACCACGAGCCCGACCCCCACCACCACGACGCCGGCTGCCGGTGGCAGGACCGCGGCCCCGACGCGGCGCGAGCAGATCCTCAGGGAGGCCGCCCGCCTGTTCGCCGAGCGCGGCTTCCACGGGGTGGGCGTGGACGAGATAGGGGCGGCCGTCGGCATCAGCGGCCCCGGGCTCTACCGCCACTTCCCCGGCAAGGACGCGATGCTCGCCGAGCTCCTCGTCGGGATCAGCGAGCGGCTCCTCACCGGTGGCCGCATCCGGGTCGGCGAGACCTCCGGCGACCCCGAGGCGGTGCTCGCCTCGCTGGTCGACGGCCACATCGACTTCGCCCTCGACGACCGGCCGCTGATCACGCTGCACGACCGGGAGCTCGACCGCCTCAAGGACGAGGACCGCAAGCGGGTACGGCAGCTCCAGCGGCAGTACGTGGAGCTGTGGGTGGCGGTCGTACGGGAGCTGTACCCGAACTCCTCCGAGAGCGAGGCGCGGACGGCGGTGCACGCGGTCTTCGGCCTCCTGAACTCGACCCCGCACCTGGCGGCGCTCGGCCGCCAGTCGATGGAGGAGCTGCTGCGACGACTGGCTCATGGGGCGTTCGGGGCGCTCCGCGACTGA
- a CDS encoding hydroxymethylglutaryl-CoA lyase: MTTGLPMTVADPSLPSRVRIHEVGARDGLQNEKTAVPTAVKAEFVRRLAAAGLDTVEATSFVHPKWVPQLADAEELFPLVRDLPVRLPVLVPNERGLDRALALGAREIAVFASATESFAKANLNRTVDEALALFAPTVTRAIEAGLKVRGYLSMCFGDPWEGAVPIEQVVRVTKALAEMGCDELSLGDTIGVATPGHVQALLTALNEAGVPTSRIAVHFHDTYGQALSNTLAALRHGVTTVDASAGGLGGCPYAKSATGNLATEDLVWMLDGLGIETGVDLAALTATSGWMAEQLGRPSPSRTVRALSHKE, from the coding sequence ATGACCACCGGCCTGCCCATGACGGTCGCCGACCCCTCCCTGCCCTCCCGGGTCCGGATCCACGAGGTCGGCGCCCGCGACGGTCTGCAGAACGAGAAGACGGCCGTCCCGACCGCCGTGAAGGCGGAGTTCGTCCGGCGGCTCGCCGCCGCCGGTCTGGACACCGTCGAGGCGACCAGCTTCGTGCACCCGAAGTGGGTGCCCCAGCTGGCCGACGCCGAGGAGCTGTTCCCGCTCGTCCGCGACCTGCCCGTCCGCCTCCCGGTCCTCGTGCCGAACGAGCGCGGCCTCGACCGGGCGCTCGCGCTCGGGGCGCGGGAGATCGCGGTCTTCGCCTCCGCGACCGAGTCCTTCGCGAAGGCCAACCTCAACCGGACCGTCGACGAGGCGCTCGCGCTCTTCGCGCCGACCGTCACCCGCGCCATAGAGGCGGGCCTCAAGGTCCGCGGCTACCTCTCGATGTGCTTCGGCGACCCCTGGGAGGGCGCCGTCCCGATCGAGCAGGTCGTCCGCGTCACGAAGGCCCTCGCCGAGATGGGCTGCGACGAGCTGAGCCTCGGCGACACGATCGGCGTCGCCACCCCGGGCCACGTCCAGGCGCTCCTGACCGCGCTGAACGAGGCCGGGGTCCCCACCTCCCGTATCGCCGTGCACTTCCACGACACCTACGGGCAGGCCCTGTCCAACACCCTCGCCGCGCTGCGGCACGGGGTGACGACGGTCGACGCCTCCGCCGGCGGCCTCGGCGGCTGCCCGTACGCGAAGAGCGCGACCGGCAATCTCGCCACCGAGGATCTCGTGTGGATGCTCGACGGTCTCGGCATCGAGACCGGGGTCGATCTGGCCGCCCTCACCGCCACGAGCGGGTGGATGGCCGAACAGCTGGGCCGGCCCAGCCCTTCCCGTACCGTCCGCGCCCTCTCCCACAAGGAGTGA